A genomic window from Camelina sativa cultivar DH55 chromosome 2, Cs, whole genome shotgun sequence includes:
- the LOC104748111 gene encoding probable F-box protein At5g47300, protein MTMSELPGDVVEEILCHVPAASLKRLRSTCKRWNLLFDDPRFVREHFDKAVRVRQLMTKELKICSVNVNHHGVLSIDVSGKLNLINRHFILIRIAEVFHHDGLLLCTIKYSTSLVLWNPCTGQAKCIPAKDPYKTRHGTFALGSYQDKKSGYNSYKILSYDNGGTETKTDKFSIYEFKSNSWKILDVTLDFDLTRIDNRVTFKGKTYWFAVDEKENHHAIFLLSFDYTTERFGRMNLPYQLFPYISRTDMALSVVRDEKLFVLLQLTNTSRTEVWVTNKIDETKVVPWSMVLAVDHSREDIMSGVRFLVDDEKKFVVCFDWKSLVKDGKVHYENMVHIIKEDNKVRKVDFAAPTKLLHWSQLFNYVPSLVQIQ, encoded by the coding sequence ATGACGATGTCGGAGCTTCCAGGGGATGTAGTAGAGGAGATACTCTGTCACGTTCCGGCCGCATCTCTGAAAAGGTTACGATCTACATGCAAAAGATGGAATCTTTTATTCGACGATCCAAGATTCGTAAGAGAGCACTTCGATAAAGCCGTAAGAGTAAGACAGTTGATGACAAAGGAATTAAAGATTTGTTCGGTGAACGTTAACCACCATGGAGTTTTATCTATAGATGTATCAGGTAAACTTAACCTAATCAATcgtcattttattttaattagaataGCTGAAGTTTTTCACCACGATGGCTTATTGTTATGCACCATCAAATATAGCACTAGTCTCGTTCTTTGGAACCCATGTACTGGTCAAGCCAAGTGTATCCCAGCCAAAGATCCTTACAAGACACGCCACGGCACCTTTGCTCTCGGATCGTACCAAGACAAGAAATCCGGATATAATAGCTACAAAATATTGAGCTATGATAATGGTGGTACTGAAACCAAGACGGACAAATTCTCAATTTATGAGTTTAAGTCGAATTCATGGAAGATTCTTGACGTGACTTTGGATTTTGACTTGACCCGTATTGATAACCGCGTCACTTTTAAGGGAAAGACTTACTGGTTTGCGGTAGATGAGAAAGAGAACCACCACGCCATATTCTTACTCAGTTTTGATTACacaacagagagatttggacGTATGAATCTTCCATATCAGCTTTTTCCATATATTTCTAGGACTGATATGGCTCTCTCCGTTGTTAGAGACGAAAAACTTTTCGTGTTATTACAGCTCACAAATACATCAAGGACAGAAGTATGGGTGACTAATAAGATTGATGAGACTAAAGTGGTACCGTGGAGCATGGTCTTGGCAGTGGATCACTCCAGAGAAGATATTATGTCTGGAGTAAGGTTTCTTGTCGACGACGAGAAGAAATTCGTCGTGTGTTTTGATTGGAAAAGTTTGGTCAAGGACGGCAAGGTTCACTACGAAAACATGGTACACATAATTAAGGAGGATAATAAAGTTAGAAAAGTGGATTTTGCAGCACCTACAAAATTGTTACATTGGTcacaattgtttaattatgttccaagtttggttcAAATCCAGTGA
- the LOC104717048 gene encoding pentatricopeptide repeat-containing protein At4g04370-like: MIRPSSVLNSTKYFNSLINHFSSHGDYKQVLSTFSSMLADRILPDTFSFPSLLKACASLQLFSCGLSIHQQVLVNGFSSDFYISSSLVNLYAKFGVLGYARKVFDEMREGDVVHWTAIIGCYSRAGIFGEACSLVNEMRSQGISPSPVTLLELLSGVSEITQLQCLHAFAVVYGFDSDIAAVNSLLNLYCKCDRVGDAKDLFDQMEQRDMVSWNTMVSGFAFVGDMTEILKLLYRMSDDGLRPDQQTFGASVSVSGTMCDLDMGRMLHCQIVKTGFDVEMHLRTALITMYLKCGEEEASYRVLETIPDKDFVCWTVMISGLMRLGRAEKALVMFSEMLNSGLDLSSEAIASVVASCAQLGSFDLGASVHGYILRQGYTLDTPALNSLVTMYAKCGHLDKSLVIFEQMKGRDLVSWNAIISGYAQNGDLCKALLLFEEMKFRTVQRVDSLTVVSLLQACSSSGALQVGRLIHCIVIRSFISPCSLVDTALVDMYSKCGYLEAAQRCFSLISRKDVVSWGTLIAGYGFHGKGDIALEFYSEFLRSGMEPNHVIFLAVLSSCSHNGMVQQGLKIFSSMVRDFGVEANYEHLACVVDLLCRAKRVEDAFKFYKENFMKPSIDVLGIILDACRANGITEVEDIICQDMIELKPVDAGHYVRLGQSFAAMKRWDEVSESWIQMRSLGLKKLPGWSKIEINRKTITFFMNHTSHSDETVSLLKLLSREMMQFGSKNLCDQSNNVTTGSNTWGRCQGD; encoded by the exons ATGATCAGGCCTTCGTCTGTGTTGAACTCCACCAAGTACTTCAACTCACTCATTAACCATTTCTCATCTCATGGCGATTACAAGCAAGTTCTCTCCACGTTCTCTTCCATGCTCGCCGATAGAATCTTACCTGATACTTTTAGTTTCCCGAGTCTTCTCAAAGCTTGTGCTTCACTTCAGCTCTTCTCTTGCGGTCTATCGATTCACCAGCAAGTTCTCGTTAATGGGTTCTCTTCCGATTTCTATATCTCGTCTTCATTGGTCAATCTCTATGCAAAATTCGGTGTTTTGGGTTATGCTCGgaaagtgttcgacgaaatgcgtGAGGGGGATGTCGTACACTGGACTGCTATAATTGGGTGTTACTCACGCGCCGGGATTTTTGGAGAAGCGTGTTCGTTGGTTAACGAGATGAGATCTCAGGGGATTAGTCCGAGTCCGGTTACGTTGTTGGAATTGCTTAGTGGGGTTTCGGAGATTACGCAGTTACAGTGTTTACATGCCTTTGCGGTGGTTTATGGGTTTGATTCTGATATAGCTGCGGTGAACTCTTTGTTGAATTTGTATTGCAAGTGTGACCGTGTTGGAGATGCTAAGGATTTGTTTGATCAGATGGAGCAACGAGATATGGTTTCATGGAACACAATGGTTTCAGGATTTGCTTTTGTTGGTGATATGActgaaatattgaaacttttgtaCAGAATGAGTGATGATGGTTTAAGACCTGATCAGCAGACATTTGGAGCATCAGTTTCAGTGAGTGGAACAATGTGTGATCTTGATATGGGGAGAATGTTGCACTGCCAAATTGTAAAAACTGGTTTTGATGTAGAGATGCATCTCAGGACGGCACTGATAACTATGTACTTAAAGTGTGGAGAGGAGGAAGCTTCATATCGAGTTCTCGAAACCATTCCTGATAAGGATTTTGTTTGCTGGACAGTCATGATATCAGGACTTATGCGGTTGGGTAGAGCGGAGAAGGCGTTGGTTATGTTTTCGGAAATGTTAAATTCAGGATTAGATCTGTCGAGTGAGGCAATAGCTAGTGTTGTAGCATCTTGTGCTCAACTAGGTTCGTTTGATCTCGGCGCTTCAGTCCATGGTTATATACTGAGGCAAGGATATACACTAGACACCCCTGCGTTGAACTCTCTTGTTACAATGTATGCAAAGTGCGGTCATTTGGATAAAAGTTTAGTTATTTTTGAACAGATGAAAGGAAGAGACTTAGTTTCGTGGAATGCGATTATCTCCGGATATGCTCAGAACGGAGATCTGTGTAAGGCTTTGTTATTGTTTGAAGAAATGAAGTTCAGAACCGTGCAACGAGTTGATTCATTGACAGTTGTCTCGCTTTTACAAGCCTGTTCATCTTCTGGAGCTCTCCAAGTAGGGAGACTGATCCACTGTATTGTAATCAGAAGCTTCATCAGCCCATGTTCCTTGGTTGATACGGCTCTGGTTGATATGTATTCGAAATGTGGCTACTTAGAAGCTGCACAGAGGTGTTTCAGTTTGATTTCAAGGAAAGATGTTGTTTCATGGGGCACACTCATTGCAGGGTATGGTTTTCATGGTAAAGGGGATATTGCTTTAGAATTTTACTCTGAGTTTCTTCGCTCTGGAATGGAGCCGAACCACGTGATATTTCTTGCGGTTCTCTCATCTTGCAGCCATAATGGAATGGTTCAGCAAGGTTTGAAAATATTCAGTTCAATGGTTAGAGATTTTGGTGTTGAAGCGAATTACGAACACCTTGCCTGTGTGGTCGATCTTCTATGTAGAGCTAAAAGAGTAGAAGATGCGTTCAAGTTCTACAAAGAGAATTTTATGAAACCTTCGATCGATGTCTTGGGTATAATACTCGATGCTTGCCGTGCAAATGGGATAACAGAGGTCGAAGATATAATTTGTCAGGATATGATTGAGTTGAAGCCAGTGGACGCTGGACATTACGTTAGACTTGGACAGTCTTTTGCTGCGATGAAGAGATGGGACGAGGTGAGTGAATCATGGATTCAGATGAGGTCTCTAGGTCTGAAAAAGCTCCCGGGATGGAGCAAAATCGAGATAAACAGGAAAACCATAACATTTTTCATGAATCATACTTCACATTCAGATGAAACAGTGTCTCTACTAAAACTTCTTAGCAGGGAAATGATGCAGTTTGGTTCAAAGAACCTATGTGATCAGTCTAATAATGTAACCACG GGATCCAATACTTGGGGGAGATGTCAAGGAGATTAG
- the LOC104717059 gene encoding uncharacterized protein LOC104717059 — MTRRQKKTAKLVTGVMGLCIVAYIAGPSLYWHLNETIADSLHPCPPCDCDCSSQPLLSIPDGLSNHSFLDCMRHGEGSEENESSFTEMVAEELKLREAQAQEDEWRADRLLLDAKKAASQYQKEADKCSMGMETCELAREKAEATLDGQRRLSYMWELRARQRGWKEATVASDFL; from the exons ATGACCAGAAGGCAGAAGAAGACGGCGAAGCTGGTAACAGGGGTAATGGGACTATGTATTGTCGCCTACATCGCAGGTCCTTCTCTGTATTGGCATCTCAACGAGACCATTGCAGATTCTCTCCACCCTTGCCCTCCTTGTGACTGTGACTGTTCTTCTCAACCTCTCCTCTCCATCCCCGACg GATTGAGCAATCACAGTTTCTTGG ATTGCATGCGGCACGGGGAAGGGAGTGAAGAGAACGAGAGTAGTTTCACAGAAATGGTAGCTGAAGAGCTGAAGCTAAGAGAAGCACAAGCTCAAGAAGATGAATGGCGTGCAGATAGGTTGCTGCTAGATGCTAAGAAAGCAGCTTCTCAGTATCAAAAAGAAGCTGATAAATGCAGTATGGGGATGGAAACATGTGAGCTAGCAAGAGAGAAAGCAGAGGCAACTCTAGATGGACAGAGAAGACTATCTTACATGTGGGAGCTTCGAGCTCGGCAAAGAGGATGGAAAGAAGCAACTGTTGCGTCTGATTTTCTCTAA